A stretch of the Uranotaenia lowii strain MFRU-FL chromosome 3, ASM2978415v1, whole genome shotgun sequence genome encodes the following:
- the LOC129753586 gene encoding non-structural maintenance of chromosomes element 1 homolog has product MVSAYSNIHCAFLQSCVHHGIIELEDALKFLTRLYKTEKPNDDVVNPTQISLRILVAEINLRISKYDQKLVLFDCEPSLKTFIIFVNISNTGFNRFQTAYSNGELNLFRLILQALAKSQAHQISQIECLNLTAQIPRVRRAKRVTKSRAEELMHDWCLQGYLVLGGDVVRFGPRTIVEFKPYLINHFPGHIKVCRLCKDAVFYGTSCAECKEQMHKKCLTTYIKRMKKCPACKKQWKA; this is encoded by the exons atggtTTCTGCATATTCGAACATTCATTGCGCTTTTCTGCAATCCTGCGTTCATCATGGTATTATAGAACTAGAAGATGCTTTAAAGTTCCTCACTCGGCTGTATAAAACCG AGAAACCAAACGATGATGTTGTGAATCCAACCCAAATTTCTCTCCGTATTCTCGTCGCGGAGATCAATTTGCGCATCAGCAAATACGATCAAAAACTAGTCTTATTCGATTGCGAACCTTCGCTCAAAACGTTCATTATTTTCGTTAATATTTCGAATACCGGATTCAACCGGTTCCAGACAGCCTACTCGAACGGGGAGCTCAACCTTTTCCGATTGATTCTCCAAGCGTTGGCCAAGTCCCAAGCGCATCAAATCAGCCAAATTGAATGTCTGAATCTGACAGCCCAAATACCTAGAGTAAGAAGGGCGAAAAGAGTGACCAAAAGTCGCGCTGAAGAACTAATGCATGACTGGTGCCTCCAGGGCTATCTGGTCCTGGGAGGTGACGTTGTCAGGTTCGGCCCGAGGACGATTGTGGAGTTCAAACCTTATCTAATCAACCATTTCCCGGGCCACATTAAAGTTTGTCGCCTGTGCAAAGATGCCGTGTTCTAC GGTACATCCTGTGCTGAGTGCAAGGAACAAATGcacaaaaaatgtttaacaacCTATATCAAACGAATGAAGAAATGTCCCGCCTGTAAAAAGCAATGGAAGGCTTAG
- the LOC129753584 gene encoding arp2/3 complex-activating protein rickA, with the protein MDKSVGKDKRRQDKAHKKPHPVKQKANKIGKPTKEVAPVPAPEPLIDYDDRFSKRPIESNFNCDLPSSGSDSEDEQQKAADFEKLLQIPASTSGHFFLSSEKHWVKEAQEPSIASGKTAHQYGQYFKIDTAQLNLGLVSIPLHERNHYPVDIFTSREIDILKLKAELESQKYIKKYKSSPLVHSKLKTIKMNADSNFGSENAIPPQPIPCLIGPDALPVEPIPPQPFPCLIGPDALPAEPIPPQPIPCLIGPDALPAEPIPPQPYPCLIGPDAFPGGVNPLRPTPCLIGPSALPRGASDSTTAVSGISERMSSVKVSNSSATDNDVVPIDNGESSVDNKKESGKNKPTQGGEQRQTKEDMQQWLDDILEM; encoded by the exons ATGGATAAAAGCGTTGGCAAG GACAAACGTCGCCAAGACAAAGCTCACAAAAAGCCTCATCCCGTCAAGCAGAAGGCTAATAAAATCGGTAAGCCTACTAAGGAAGTTGCCCCGGTACCGGCCCCAGAACCTCTGATAGATTACGACGATCGATTTTCGAAACGGCCCATCGAATCCAACTTTAACTGTGATTTGCCATCGAGTGGGAGTGATTCCGAGGACGAACAGCAGAAGGCTGCCGATTTTGAAAAGCTGTTACAAATTCCTGCTTCTACCAGTGGACACTTTTTCTTGAGTTCCGAAAAGCACTGGGTCAAAGAAGCTCAAGAACCATCGATTGCGAGTGGGAAAACAGCACATCAGTACGGCCAATACTTTAAGATTGACACCGCACAACTGAACCTGGGTTTGGTCTCAATTCCGTTGCACGAGAGGAACCATTACCCGGTTGATATATTTACGTCTAGAGAAATCGATATCTTAAAGTTGAAAGCTGAACTAGAATcacaaaaatacataaaaaagtaCAAATCATCGCCCTTAGTTCACAGcaaattaaaaactataaaaatgaaCGCTGATTCTAATTTTGGATCGGAAAACGCTATTCCGCCTCAGCCAATACCTTGCCTTATTGGACCGGACGCTTTGCCAGTGGAGCCAATCCCACCGCAACCATTCCCTTGTTTAATTGGACCGGACGCTTTGCCTGCTGAGCCAATCCCACCGCAACCAATTCCTTGTCTTATTGGACCGGATGCTTTACCAGCAGAGCCAATCCCACCGCAACCTTACCCTTGCCTGATCGGGCCGGATGCCTTTCCCGGTGGAGTAAATCCATTGCGACCGACACCTTGCCTGATAGGCCCTTCAGCTTTGCCACGTGGCGCTTCGGATTCCACGACAGCAGTGAGTGGGATTTCGGAACGTATGAGCTCCGTTAAGGTGAGCAACTCATCAGCAACGGATAACGATGTGGTTCCAATTGATAATGGAGAATCTTCAGTGGACAACAAGAAAGAGTCGGGAAAAAACAAACCAACCCAAGGCGGTGAGCAACGACAAACCAAGGAAGATATGCAACAGTGGCTTGATGATATTCTTGAAATGTAA
- the LOC129753585 gene encoding phospholipid phosphatase 4 isoform X1 has product MINKNGNAAIAASKLMSPRLHLKVEIILRIVLFVFYIYFELKEPFVRKIHPDEMWLYRNPRTSSYVPLNMLYPTTLILAGLIFATYYVRSKDFEDLKSAWLGLTLSIALNGVITHSIKCAVGRPRPDFFWRCFPDGQMNDDMVCTGDKWTVSDGRKSFPSGHSSYAFSVLGFLAWYLFAKLHVFTERGRGQSWRLIAALCPLWVAVMVAISRTCDYHHHWQDVSVGSIIGIIESYLCYRQYYPSIGSQHCHVCYSSGEVKTPIMSRKISPKPESSSCPTEPEEKKLLSTEDKDSRWT; this is encoded by the exons ATGATCAACAAAAATGGAAACGCGGCTATCGCTGCCTCAAAATTAATGTCACCGAGATTGCATTTGAAGGTAGAAATCATTCTGCGAATCGTACTGTTTGTCTTTTACAT ATACTTCGAGCTGAAGGAACCGTTCGTTCGTAAAATCCATCCGGATGAAATGTGGTTGTACCGGAATCCACGAACTTCCAGTTACGTACCGCTTAATATGCTTTACCCGACGACGCTCATCTTAGCCGGGTTGATTTTTGCCACCTACTATGTTCGCTCCAAGGACTTTGAAGATCTCAAAAGTGCTTGGCTAGGACTGACGCTGTCGATTGCTCTGAACGGAGTGATAACTCATTCGATTAAGTGTGCTGTGGGCCGACCGAGGCCGGACTTTTTCTGGAGATGCTTCCCAGATGGGCAGATGAACGATGATATGGTTTGCACCGGAGACAAATGGACTGTTAGCGATGGACGCAAAAGCTTTCCCAGTGGACATTCTTCct ATGCATTCTCGGTTCTAGGCTTCCTGGCATGGTATCTGTTCGCGAAATTGCACGTCTTCACTGAAAGGGGTCGCGGTCAATCGTGGCGTTTGATAGCCGCTCTCTGTCCCCTGTGGGTTGCAGTGATGGTGGCCATCAGTCGCACATGTGATTATCACCATCATTGGCAAGATGTCTCCGTTGGATCCATCATAGGGATAATAGAGAGCTATCTCTGTTATCGTCAGTACTATCCATCGATAGGCTCGCAGCATTGCCACGTTTGTTATAGCAGCGGGGAAGTGAAAACACCCATAATGAGCAGAAAAATATCACCTAAACCTGAGTCTTCCAGTTGTCCCACGGAACCAGAAGAAAAGAAACTACTTAGCACCGAGGACAAAGATTCACGATGGACGTAA
- the LOC129753585 gene encoding phospholipid phosphatase 4 isoform X2 yields MWLYRNPRTSSYVPLNMLYPTTLILAGLIFATYYVRSKDFEDLKSAWLGLTLSIALNGVITHSIKCAVGRPRPDFFWRCFPDGQMNDDMVCTGDKWTVSDGRKSFPSGHSSYAFSVLGFLAWYLFAKLHVFTERGRGQSWRLIAALCPLWVAVMVAISRTCDYHHHWQDVSVGSIIGIIESYLCYRQYYPSIGSQHCHVCYSSGEVKTPIMSRKISPKPESSSCPTEPEEKKLLSTEDKDSRWT; encoded by the exons ATGTGGTTGTACCGGAATCCACGAACTTCCAGTTACGTACCGCTTAATATGCTTTACCCGACGACGCTCATCTTAGCCGGGTTGATTTTTGCCACCTACTATGTTCGCTCCAAGGACTTTGAAGATCTCAAAAGTGCTTGGCTAGGACTGACGCTGTCGATTGCTCTGAACGGAGTGATAACTCATTCGATTAAGTGTGCTGTGGGCCGACCGAGGCCGGACTTTTTCTGGAGATGCTTCCCAGATGGGCAGATGAACGATGATATGGTTTGCACCGGAGACAAATGGACTGTTAGCGATGGACGCAAAAGCTTTCCCAGTGGACATTCTTCct ATGCATTCTCGGTTCTAGGCTTCCTGGCATGGTATCTGTTCGCGAAATTGCACGTCTTCACTGAAAGGGGTCGCGGTCAATCGTGGCGTTTGATAGCCGCTCTCTGTCCCCTGTGGGTTGCAGTGATGGTGGCCATCAGTCGCACATGTGATTATCACCATCATTGGCAAGATGTCTCCGTTGGATCCATCATAGGGATAATAGAGAGCTATCTCTGTTATCGTCAGTACTATCCATCGATAGGCTCGCAGCATTGCCACGTTTGTTATAGCAGCGGGGAAGTGAAAACACCCATAATGAGCAGAAAAATATCACCTAAACCTGAGTCTTCCAGTTGTCCCACGGAACCAGAAGAAAAGAAACTACTTAGCACCGAGGACAAAGATTCACGATGGACGTAA
- the LOC129753587 gene encoding acylpyruvase FAHD1, mitochondrial isoform X2, with product MQYVAGYCLALDMTGMDFIIDARPKGLPWCLGKGFDTSTPVSRLISAEELGDPANVRVWCKVNEQMKQDDSTKNLIFSIPELIAFTSKFMTLEENDLILTGTPAGAGPVKDGDVLECGLGDFIQMKFNVKNE from the exons ATGCAGTACGTGGCGGGATACTGTCTGGCGCTCGATATGACTGGAATGGATTTCATAATCGATGCCCGGCCTAAAGGATTGCCCTGGTGTCTTGGGAAGGGTTTCGATACCTCCACACCGGTGAGTCGGCTCATAAGTGCCGAAGAGTTGGGCGATCCCGCAAATGTGCGCGTTTGGTGCAAGGTCAACGAACAGATGAAACAGGACGATAGCACAAAAAATCTAATATTCTCT ATCCCGGAGCTGATTGCATTTACCTCTAAGTTTATGACTTTGGAAGAAAATGATCTGATATTAACGGGGACACCTGCAGGTGCTGGTCCGGTTAAGGATGGTGATGTTCTTGAATGCGGACTGGGTGATTTCATACAGATGAAATTCAATGTTAAAAACGAATGA
- the LOC129753587 gene encoding acylpyruvase FAHD1, mitochondrial isoform X1 has product MSRNFFKSTRKIIGAGVNYKEILRITNAAKPDNPVIFFKPISSLISTDDDTIKVPRVFGHINFEAELGVVIGKRCNNVSQDQAMQYVAGYCLALDMTGMDFIIDARPKGLPWCLGKGFDTSTPVSRLISAEELGDPANVRVWCKVNEQMKQDDSTKNLIFSIPELIAFTSKFMTLEENDLILTGTPAGAGPVKDGDVLECGLGDFIQMKFNVKNE; this is encoded by the exons ATGTCgcgaaactttttcaaatctacgcGTAAAATCATTGGTGCTGGCGTTAATTATAA ggaAATCCTTCGGATTACGAATGCTGCTAAACCAGACAATCCTGTGATATTCTTCAAACCGATTTCATCGCTGATCTCAACTGATGACGATACAATcaag GTTCCGCGGGTCTTCGGTCATATCAATTTCGAAGCCGAGCTGGGAGTTGTTATCGGGAAGCGGTGCAACAATGTGAGCCAAGATCAGGCCATGCAGTACGTGGCGGGATACTGTCTGGCGCTCGATATGACTGGAATGGATTTCATAATCGATGCCCGGCCTAAAGGATTGCCCTGGTGTCTTGGGAAGGGTTTCGATACCTCCACACCGGTGAGTCGGCTCATAAGTGCCGAAGAGTTGGGCGATCCCGCAAATGTGCGCGTTTGGTGCAAGGTCAACGAACAGATGAAACAGGACGATAGCACAAAAAATCTAATATTCTCT ATCCCGGAGCTGATTGCATTTACCTCTAAGTTTATGACTTTGGAAGAAAATGATCTGATATTAACGGGGACACCTGCAGGTGCTGGTCCGGTTAAGGATGGTGATGTTCTTGAATGCGGACTGGGTGATTTCATACAGATGAAATTCAATGTTAAAAACGAATGA